One window of the Klebsiella sp. WP3-W18-ESBL-02 genome contains the following:
- a CDS encoding bifunctional metallophosphatase/5'-nucleotidase — MKLKMLAVGVLISLPLWASAKDVTIIYTNDLHAHVEPYKVPWIANGTRDIGGWANITTMVKQEKANNKATWFLDAGDYFTGPYISSLTKGKAIIDIMNTMNFDAVTMGNHEFDHGWDNTLLQLSQATFPIVQGNIFYQNSSKMFWDKPYTIIEKEGVKIGVIGLHGVFAFDDTVSAATRVGIEARDEVKWLQRYIDELKGKVDLTVALIHEGTPARQSSLGGTDVRRALDKDIQTASQVKGLDILITGHAHVGTPEPIKVGNTLILSTDSGGIDVGKLVLDYQQKPHQFTVKNFELKTIYADEWQPDPQTKQVIDGWNKKLDEVVQQVVANSPVELTRAYGESSSLGNLAADALLAAAGKETQLALTNSGGIRNEIPAGSITMGAVISTFPFPNELATMDLSGKQLRSLMEHGAGLSNGVLQTSKGLAMQYDSSKPVGQRVTALTLNGKPIEDAAVYHIATNSFLADGGDGFSAFTEGKARNTSGGYYVSNAVVDYFKAGNTLTDEQLKGMRVQDVKK, encoded by the coding sequence ATGAAGTTAAAAATGCTGGCAGTTGGCGTTTTGATATCGCTGCCATTATGGGCATCGGCAAAGGATGTCACTATTATCTATACCAACGATCTCCATGCCCACGTTGAACCCTATAAAGTCCCATGGATTGCGAATGGTACCCGTGATATTGGCGGCTGGGCCAATATCACGACGATGGTGAAGCAGGAAAAAGCCAACAATAAGGCAACGTGGTTTTTGGATGCCGGGGACTATTTTACCGGGCCGTATATCAGCAGCCTGACCAAGGGCAAAGCGATTATCGATATCATGAACACCATGAATTTCGATGCCGTTACCATGGGCAACCATGAGTTCGATCATGGCTGGGACAACACGCTGCTGCAGCTGAGCCAGGCAACATTCCCGATTGTGCAGGGCAATATCTTCTATCAAAACAGCAGCAAAATGTTCTGGGATAAGCCGTACACCATTATTGAAAAAGAGGGTGTAAAAATCGGCGTGATTGGCCTGCACGGCGTGTTTGCCTTTGATGATACGGTTTCTGCTGCGACGCGTGTTGGCATCGAAGCGCGCGATGAAGTGAAGTGGCTGCAGCGCTACATTGACGAGCTAAAGGGTAAGGTCGATCTCACCGTGGCGCTGATCCATGAAGGCACGCCAGCGCGTCAGTCCAGCCTGGGGGGAACCGATGTACGTCGTGCGCTGGATAAAGACATCCAGACGGCAAGCCAGGTGAAGGGGTTAGATATCCTGATCACCGGTCATGCGCATGTCGGTACGCCGGAACCGATTAAAGTCGGTAATACCCTGATTCTTTCTACCGACAGCGGCGGCATTGATGTGGGTAAACTGGTGCTGGATTATCAGCAGAAACCGCATCAATTTACGGTGAAGAACTTCGAACTGAAAACCATTTATGCCGATGAGTGGCAGCCCGACCCGCAGACGAAACAGGTTATTGATGGCTGGAACAAAAAGCTGGATGAAGTTGTGCAGCAGGTGGTGGCTAACTCGCCGGTTGAGTTAACGCGCGCTTATGGCGAATCTTCCTCACTGGGGAACCTGGCGGCAGATGCGCTGCTGGCGGCTGCGGGGAAAGAGACGCAATTGGCGCTGACGAACTCCGGCGGCATCCGCAATGAAATCCCGGCAGGCTCCATCACCATGGGGGCGGTCATTAGTACTTTCCCGTTCCCGAATGAGCTTGCAACAATGGACCTCAGCGGTAAGCAACTGCGCAGTTTGATGGAGCACGGTGCTGGTTTAAGCAACGGCGTTCTGCAAACGTCCAAAGGCCTGGCGATGCAGTACGACAGCAGCAAACCAGTGGGCCAGCGGGTCACAGCATTGACGCTGAACGGTAAGCCAATTGAAGACGCTGCGGTTTATCACATCGCGACCAATAGCTTCCTGGCCGATGGCGGTGATGGTTTTAGCGCATTTACCGAAGGGAAAGCGCGTAATACATCCGGCGGGTATTACGTGTCTAATGCTGTGGTGGATTATTTCAAAGCGGGAAACACGCTGACGGATGAGCAGTTGAAAGGCATGCGTGTGCAAGATGTGAAGAAATAA